From a region of the Pseudanabaena sp. ABRG5-3 genome:
- the rfbB gene encoding dTDP-glucose 4,6-dehydratase: MSSVERFQKVLITGGAGFIGSNYVHYALTHHPTWEIVVIDKLTYAGNLDNLKDISDRITFIEGDIANPEDVEKAVSGVDAILNFAAESHVDRSLRDPLPFIRTNIEGTLLLLEAARKHQIKRFLHVSTDEVYGDLVGSDRHSLESDPLLPRSPYAASKAGAEHLVFSYGISYGLDVVITRGSNTYGPYQYPEKIIPLFVTNALESKSLPIYGKGEAVRDYLYVEDHCSGIDTVLHAGESGNAYNIGARVQINGIEVATTVLGLLDRPESLMQYVSDRPGHDYRYSVDPSAAENLGWERKWDFKRGIAQTVAWYQQNADWWQAVKDKKVFQEHYKEWYTR; this comes from the coding sequence ATGAGTTCAGTAGAAAGATTTCAAAAAGTACTGATCACAGGTGGAGCAGGTTTCATTGGCTCTAATTATGTGCATTATGCCCTGACCCATCATCCAACTTGGGAGATTGTGGTGATCGATAAGCTTACCTATGCGGGCAATCTCGATAATCTCAAGGATATTAGCGATCGCATTACTTTCATTGAAGGGGATATTGCTAATCCCGAAGATGTGGAAAAAGCGGTGAGTGGCGTGGATGCAATCCTCAACTTTGCGGCTGAGAGTCATGTCGATCGCAGTCTGCGCGATCCCTTGCCCTTCATTCGTACCAATATTGAAGGAACATTACTTCTATTAGAAGCAGCACGCAAGCATCAAATCAAGCGATTTCTCCATGTATCGACCGATGAGGTTTATGGGGATTTAGTTGGTAGCGATCGCCACTCATTGGAGTCTGACCCTCTATTGCCACGTAGTCCCTATGCTGCATCAAAGGCGGGAGCTGAGCATCTGGTATTTTCCTATGGGATTAGTTACGGATTAGATGTGGTGATTACCCGTGGTTCAAACACCTATGGCCCCTATCAATATCCTGAAAAGATTATTCCTCTTTTTGTTACCAACGCTCTAGAGTCAAAGTCTCTGCCAATTTATGGTAAAGGGGAAGCTGTGCGAGATTACCTGTATGTGGAAGATCATTGTTCGGGCATTGATACGGTACTCCATGCAGGTGAAAGTGGTAATGCTTATAACATTGGCGCGAGGGTACAAATCAATGGGATTGAAGTTGCTACCACTGTTTTAGGGCTACTTGACCGTCCTGAATCATTAATGCAGTATGTCAGCGATCGCCCCGGTCATGACTACCGCTACTCCGTTGATCCTAGTGCTGCTGAGAATTTGGGATGGGAACGGAAATGGGACTTTAAACGTGGTATTGCCCAAACCGTTGCTTGGTATCAACAAAATGCTGATTGGTGGCAAGCGGTCAAAGATAAAAAGGTATTCCAAGAGCATTACAAAGAATGGTACACCCGATGA